The following are from one region of the Nicotiana tomentosiformis chromosome 7, ASM39032v3, whole genome shotgun sequence genome:
- the LOC138896529 gene encoding uncharacterized protein yields the protein MSLARRRALMKKHGKEVDRGKVWTETHERKDGSYVNDQAREIGERIEKIRRQRPETLAKISPNDALGVVFSPEHPGRVRGLGMGAVSTVVFKQTSIRGNCSYMGAASASAPPP from the exons ATGAGTTTGGCTAGAAGAAGGGCTTTGATG AAGAAACACGGAAAAGAAGTTGATCGAGGCAAAGTGTGGACTGAGACTCATGAGAGGAAAGATGGGAGTTATGTGAATGATCAAGCTAGGGAGATTGGG gaaagaattgaaaaaattCGAAGACAAAGACCAGAAACTCTGGCAAAAATTTCACCGAATGACGCGCTTGGTGTAGTCTTCAGTCCCGAGCACCCTGGTCGTGTTCGAGGCTTAGGCATGGGTGCAGTTTCAACTGTAGTATTCAAGCAAACATCAATACGAGGTAATTGTTCTTATATGGGCGCAGCTAGCGCTAGTGCTCCACCTCCATAA
- the LOC117280047 gene encoding uncharacterized protein translates to MNHLEMLFPPTFFTIMVHLTYHQAGEAKLGGPQQCQWMYSIERYLGHFKSYVRNISQPEGSIAEGYLDEEALTFSSQFIEGIETRCNRPRRLDDFPEDRGSVNSSSIFPPVAKGLGAVTFELSPMAKCQAHRYVLLNCPQVMPFIK, encoded by the exons ATGAATCACCTGGAAATGTTATTCCCTCCTACATTCTTTACAATCATGGTTCATTTAACTTATCATCAAGCTGGTGAAGCAAAACTTGGGGGACCTCAACAGTGTCAGTGGATGTATTCTATCGAGAG GTATTTGGGACACTTCAAATCCTATGTGCGAAACATATCACAACCAGAAGGTTCTATAGCTGAAGGATATCTAGATGAAGAGGCTCTTACTTTTTCTTCCCAGTTTATTGAAGGGATTGAGACAAGATGTAATAGGCCACGTCGTCTTGACGATTTTCCGGAGGATAGAGGCTCGGTGAATTCATCTAGTATTTTCCCACCAGTTGCTAAAGGACTAGGAGCTGTAACATTTGAGTTGTCACCTATGGCAAAATGTCAAGCACATCGATATGTATTACTAAATTGTCCACAAGTCATGCCATTCATTAAGTGA